In a genomic window of Lacrimispora sp. BS-2:
- a CDS encoding helix-turn-helix domain-containing protein, which translates to MENSKVGSIIRTLRQEHNMTQKELADKMNLSDKTISKWERGLGLPDISLIPELSRLLGIDIMNLLSGDMTPNNFAGGNMKNTKYFVCPTCQNITLCTGDAEVSCCGKKLAAQPLKKAEENERLTVQILEDDWYITSGHPMDKEHYISFVALASGDRIQIIKQYPEWNLNVRIPKRGHGMLIWYSTDDGLRYQLLK; encoded by the coding sequence ATGGAAAACAGTAAAGTAGGGAGCATAATCCGCACCTTACGCCAGGAACACAATATGACGCAAAAGGAACTTGCAGATAAAATGAACCTTAGCGATAAAACCATTTCCAAGTGGGAACGGGGCCTGGGTCTGCCTGATATCTCTCTTATTCCGGAGCTTTCCAGGCTCCTTGGAATTGATATAATGAATTTACTGTCCGGCGATATGACACCCAATAATTTTGCAGGAGGTAATATGAAGAATACGAAATACTTTGTTTGTCCTACATGCCAGAATATAACGCTTTGCACAGGAGATGCGGAAGTCTCATGCTGCGGCAAGAAACTGGCTGCCCAACCCCTGAAAAAAGCGGAAGAAAACGAAAGGCTGACCGTTCAGATACTGGAAGATGACTGGTATATCACCAGCGGACATCCCATGGATAAAGAGCATTACATTTCCTTTGTGGCTTTGGCTTCTGGTGACAGGATCCAGATCATCAAGCAATATCCTGAATGGAATTTAAATGTGCGCATTCCCAAAAGGGGACATGGAATGCTGATATGGTACAGTACTGATGATGGCTTACGGTATCAGTTGTTAAAGTAA
- a CDS encoding GIY-YIG nuclease family protein has translation MDKSSRKALKEQYHNRKAVGGVYCIKCSGRDDVWFRATKDMRGAKNRFLFSVSTDSCPEICMMDAWKESGASGFSFEIIEEIEKKETQTDREFSDDVNTLLELWLEKNGNPVS, from the coding sequence ATGGATAAATCTTCAAGAAAAGCCCTGAAAGAGCAGTATCATAATAGAAAAGCAGTTGGGGGAGTATATTGTATAAAATGCAGTGGCAGAGATGATGTATGGTTTCGGGCAACAAAAGATATGCGGGGTGCAAAAAACCGGTTTCTATTTTCCGTTTCAACGGATTCATGCCCTGAAATATGTATGATGGACGCATGGAAGGAGTCCGGAGCATCCGGATTTTCCTTTGAAATTATAGAGGAAATAGAAAAAAAGGAAACACAGACGGATCGTGAATTTTCTGACGATGTAAATACACTGCTGGAATTATGGCTGGAAAAGAACGGGAATCCTGTCTCTTGA